In Gossypium arboreum isolate Shixiya-1 chromosome 5, ASM2569848v2, whole genome shotgun sequence, a single genomic region encodes these proteins:
- the LOC108465270 gene encoding protein DETOXIFICATION 27-like — protein sequence MGIIHHDQQEEEEALILSSSDQTQHFHCHQQPKDSNLISKFWVESKKLWLIAGPSIFSRLAMFSMTTITQSFAGHLGDLNLAAISIATTVIICITFGFLLGMASALETLCGQAYGAKQYQMLGLYLQRSWIVLFICSILLLPLFIFAAPLLKFMGQPTDVADQTGLVAIWLIPFHLSLPFQFTLQRFLQSQLKTAVIAWVCGVALAVHALISWIFVYKLRVGIVGTALTLDFSWWLTVLGFFVYVVYGGCPLSWIGFSTQAFSELWDFVKLSLASGVMILLENIYYRTLIIVSGYLHNTETAVDALSICMSIFGWESMIPLGFLAATGVRVANELGAGNAKGAKFATIVSVITSLAVGILFWLIIMAFHETLAMIFTSSSSVITMVNMYSTLLAFTIPLNCIQPVLSGVAVGSGWQSVVAFVNIGSYYLVGVPIGVLFGWLQFGITGIWAGMLCGTVVQTLILAVITIKCKWEIEARKARSYISNETASYQ from the exons ATGGGCATTATACACCACGAccaacaagaagaagaagaagctttGATTCTCTCAAGCTCCGATCAAACTCAACACTTTCACTGTCATCAACAGCCTAAAGACTCAAATCTGATTAGCAAATTCTGGGTTGAATCAAAGAAGTTATGGTTAATTGCAGGACCCTCCATCTTCAGCCGCCTTGCCATGTTCTCCATGACTACGATAACCCAATCATTTGCTGGCCACCTAGGTGACCTCAATCTCGCTGCCATTTCCATTGCCACCACTGTTATTATTTGCATCACTTTTGGATTCTTG TTAGGAATGGCTAGTGCACTAGAGACTTTATGTGGACAAGCTTACGGAGCAAAACAGTATCAAATGTTGGGTTTATACTTGCAACGCTCATGGATTGTTCTCTTCATTTGTTCCATTCTTTTACTACCATTATTCATTTTTGCTGCTCCGCTCTTAAAATTCATGGGACAGCCAACCGACGTGGCTGATCAAACAGGTTTAGTTGCAATTTGGCTGATACCATTTCACTTAAGCTTACCATTTCAGTTCACACTGCAAAGATTTCTGCAGAGCCAACTGAAGACTGCAGTGATTGCTTGGGTTTGTGGGGTTGCACTTGCAGTTCACGCATTAATAAGTTGGATTTTTGTTTACAAGTTAAGAGTTGGGATTGTTGGGACAGCTCTCACCCTTGATTTCTCCTGGTGGTTGACTGTTTTAGGATTCTTTGTTTATGTTGTTTATGGTGGTTGTCCACTTTCTTGGATTGGTTTTTCTACACAGGCTTTCTCTGAGCTTTGGGATTTCGTCAAACTCTCGCTTGCTTCTGGTGTCATGATTCT CTTGGAGAATATTTATTACAGAACATTAATCATAGTGTCTGGATATTTGCACAATACAGAAACTGCAGTTGATGCTCTTTCAATTTG CATGTCCATCTTTGGCTGGGAATCCATGATTCCGCTGGGATTTTTGGCTGCAACCGG TGTGCGTGTGGCGAACGAGCTCGGTGCAGGAAATGCGAAAGGCGCCAAATTTGCAACTATAGTGTCAGTGATTACATCTTTAGCAGTTGGAATTTTGTTTTGGTTAATTATTATGGCCTTTCATGAGACACTTGCAATGATCTTCACCTCAAGTTCTTCTGTTATTACAATGGTTAATATGTACTCTACCTTATTGGCATTCACCATTCCTCTCAACTGCATTCAACCAGTTCTTTCAG GTGTGGCGGTCGGATCTGGTTGGCAAAGTGTAGTGGCATTTGTAAATATAGGTAGCTACTATTTAGTTGGAGTTCCTATTGGTGTCCTGTTCGGATGGCTTCAATTTGGTATCACT GGTATCTGGGCTGGAATGCTGTGTGGAACTGTGGTTCAGACATTGATACTAGCTGTCATAACAATTAAATGCAAATGGGAAATAGAG GCAAGAAAGGCTCGTTCATATATATCAAATGAAACAGCTTCATACCAATAA